One window from the genome of Myripristis murdjan chromosome 6, fMyrMur1.1, whole genome shotgun sequence encodes:
- the LOC115360788 gene encoding LOW QUALITY PROTEIN: 1-phosphatidylinositol 4,5-bisphosphate phosphodiesterase zeta-1-like (The sequence of the model RefSeq protein was modified relative to this genomic sequence to represent the inferred CDS: substituted 1 base at 1 genomic stop codon) — protein MWKTKTPTSRRAEIQHIYECYTSGQTTLPACSLLRFLHKEQMEITASQETAEELIDKYEIEETARASRSMTFEGFLRYMESKDCCVFDQSHTSVYHDMDQPLCNYFISSSHNTYLTGDQLVGKSHLDAYVTALRKGCRCLEIDCWDGPDMEPVVYHGYTLTTKILFKDVITTVEQHAFEMSAYPVILSLENHCSQEQQVVMAQYLISILGEKLLKSPVELPVSAQLPSPNDLKYKILIKNKKLRPQSETEDKAGKEGEESEDEEEGDDEDEEPQTKSKLWSPRKAGSKKKKKVVVAEALSDLVVYTKSVKFISFSYSKENQNFYENTSMGEKRARKLTKCSGPEFIEHNQRFLSRIYPAGSRTSSSNYNPQEFWNVGAQLVALNFQSLGLPMDLNDGRFQDNGGCGYILKPEVLRSSQKRFDPSCSQHSSRATHLLLKLSCPLCVCLXVISASNLPVPRSGKALDPFVRVEIQGVMSDSCRKNTSTVKNNSLTPCWDADMNFSISVPELCLIRFSVRDQTGLLSSEFVGQYTLPFTSMKKGYRWVPLLSREGSSLDPASLFIFVWYS, from the exons ATGTGGAAAACCAAAACCCCGACTTCTAGAAGGGCTGAGATCCAGCATATCTACGAATGCTACACCTCAGGCCAGACaactctgcctgcctgctcccTCCTCAGGTTCCTCCACAAGGAGCAGATGGAGATAACAGCCAGTCaagagacagcagaggaatTGATTGATAAATATGAGATTGAAGAGACAG CCAGAGCAAGTAGATCCATGACGTTTGAGGGATTCCTCAGATATATGGAGTCCAAGGACTGCTGCGTGTTTGACCAGTCCCACACCTCGGTGTATCACGACATGGACCAGCCTCTCTGCAATtacttcatctcttcatctcaCAACACATACCTGACTGGAGATCAGCTGGTAGGCAAGAGTCACCTGGATGCATATGTTAC CGCTCTCAGGAAAGGCTGCCGCTGCCTGGAGATTGACTGCTGGGATGGGCCTGACATGGAGCCCGTGGTCTATCATGGCTACACCCTGACCACCAAGATCCTCTTTAAGGATGTCATCACTACTGTAGAGCAACATGCCTTCGAG atgTCTGCCTACCCTGTGATCCTGTCATTGGAAAACCATTGCTCACAGGAGCAACAGGTGGTCATGGCCCAGTATCTCATTTCCATCCTAGGGGAGAAGCTGCTGAAATCACCTGTGGAGCTGCCTGTCTCTGCACAACTACCAAGCCCAAAC GACCTGAAGTACAAAATcctcatcaaaaacaaaaagctgagGCCTCAAAGTGAGACAGAGGACAAAGcagggaaagaaggagaggagagcgaagatgaggaggagggtgatgatgaggatgaggagccTCAAACTAAATCAAAGCTCTGGTCTCCTAGAAAGGCAGGGTCAAAGAAGAAA aagaaggtggTGGTGGCTGAGGCTCTGTCTGACCTGGTTGTTTACACCAAATCAGTCAAATTCATCAGCTTCAGCTATTCTAAGGAGAACCAGAACTTCTATGAGAATACATCCATGGGAGAGAAGAGGGCTCGCAAGCTGACCAAATGCTCAG GTCCAGAGTTCATTGAACACAACCAGAGGTTCCTCAGCAGGATTTACCCAGCAGGCTCCAGGACATCCTCCTCCAACTACAACCCCCAGGAGTTCTGGAACGTCGGCGCACAACTAG TGGCACTCAACTTCCAGTCACTGGGCTTGCCTATGGACCTTAATGATGGCCGTTTCCAGGACAACGGTGGCTGTGGATACATCCTGAAGCCAGAAGTGCTCAGGTCCAGTCAGAAGAGGTTTGATCCCAGCTGCAGccagcacagcagcagggccacacacctgctgctcaaG ctctcctgtcctct atgtgtgtgtctataggTGATCAGTGCATCCAACCTGCCTGTCCCAAGGAGTGGCAAAGCTCTTGACCCTTTCGTCAGAGTGGAGATCCAGGGTGTCATGTCTGACTCCTGCAGAAAAAACACGAGCACTGTCAAGAACAACT CTCTGACCCCTTGCTGGGATGCAGACATGAACTTCAGTATCAGTGTCCCTGAGCTCTGCCTCATTCGTTTTTCCGTTCGGGACCAGACAGGCCTCCTCAGCAGCGAGTTTGTGGGCCAGTACACCCTGCCCTTCACCAGCATGAAGAAAG GTTACCGCTGGGTGCCCCTCCTGTCTCGAGAGGGATCCAGCCTGGACCCAGCCTCCCTCTTCATCTTTGTGTGGTATTCCTAA